TTGGTTTGTAAAATACGCTCTTTAGGGATCCAGTTTTCATAAATGGCACTTAACGCATCTTTGGCAGCTTGGCCCGACGGCGTATCATCCCCACCAATAAGTACCCGATCCGCATGCATCAAATCTTGAATAGCGGTGCCTTCCGCTAAAAACTCCGGATTGGAAAGAATCTCAAAACGAACTCCCTGACCGGTGTTGTCTAAAATGTTTTTAATAGCCCCAGCCGTACGTACAGGAAGGGTCGATTTTTCTACCACTATTTTATCGGTGCTTGCTACTTTGGCGATATTTCGAGCGCAGAGCTCTATATACTTTAAATCAGCGGCCTGTCCTTTGCCTTTTCCGAAGGTTTTTGTGGGGGTGTTCACCGAAATAAATATAAGTTCGGCTTCGTCAATGGCCGCATCTACATCAGTAGAAAAAAATAAGTTTTTATTTCTGGTGGCAGCTACGATCTCTTTGAGCCCTGGTTCATAAATAGGCAAATGCTCCAAATTTGAATCATTCCATAAGTCAATTCTAGCCTGATTAATATCGACAACAGTCACCTTAATATGAGGACACATTTTTGCAATGACCGACATGGTAGGTCCGCCAACATAGCCAGCGCCAATACAGCAAATTTTTGTAATTTTTTTCATTAAATACCTTCTTTACTATCCTGTAAATTTTTAATTTTTTTTAAATAAAATATACAGCTTATTATATTTTTATCACATTTTCAGTCCTTCCTGTACTGACCCCTGAACAGCTAAAAAACGCTTTCATCTTAGGGAAATTACCCAAGGTAGCTAGTCTTTTGATCATTTTTTGATGTTGGTCGGTGCTGTGTACTTTTATAAAATACAAATATTGTAAATAATTTTCGATGTTCAGACCTATTGCAAGGTTAAAGTGCCTTATAGCTAGATAAACAGTATGTCATAAGGTTTTTTTAAAAAGTGTTCCTTTCGATGAATGGTAGTTAATCGATAAAATTAAGGCTTAAACGAATTAACAAGAGGGAATGTTTTTTTCTATAAAACAATGATTAGTTTTGTTTGTTCATATTATACCCCTTAAACCTAACCTTTGAGTACACCAACTAAAATATGGCTTTCCTCTCCTCACATGGGAGAAAACGAACAAAAATATGTCAAAGAAGCGTTTGACACCAATTGGGTGGCTCCGCTAGGGCCCAATGTAGATGGGTTTGAGTTGGCGATTGAGTCTTATATAAATAATGGTACACAGGTGGCCGCATTGAGTTCTGGAACAGCAGCCATACACTTGGCGCTAGAAATTTTAGGCGTAGGGCAAGGCGATGAAGTGCTCTGCCAAAGTTTTACCTTTTCTGCTTCGGCAAACCCTATTGTCTATTTGGGAGCTAGCCCTATATTTGTGGATAGCGAAAGCGAAACCTGGAACATCAGTCCGACATTATTAGAAAAAGCTATTGTGCATCGTATAGCTGCGGGTAAAAAGCCCAAAGCCATTGTTGCGGTACATTTATACGGGATGCCGTATCAGGTAAAAGAGATCCAGGCTATTTCAGAAAAATACGATATTCCTGTGATTGAAGACAGTGCAGAGGCCTTAGGAAGTACCTTTAAGGGTCAAAAATGTAGTAGCTTTGGTACCATAGGTATCTTATCGTTTAATGGCAACAAAATAATTACCACCTCAGGAGGTGGCGCTTTAGTGACCAAACATAAAGCCTATAAAGAAAAGGCTATATTTTTAGCGACCCAAGCCAGAGACGATGCACCGCATTACCAACATTCGCACATAGGCTATAATTACCGGATGAGTAATATTTTAGCGGGAATTGGTCGCGGCCAAATGGAAGTGATTGATGATCGTGTAGCGGCAAGAAGGGCAAATCATCAGCTATATTTTGATGCCTTACATTCAATTGATAGTATCGAATTTTTGCCAGAACCTAAGGGCTATTTTTCCAATAGATGGTTGTCGTGCATTTTAACACCGTCTTTTGCACATCGTGAAAAAATTAGAACTGCTTTGTTAGCACATAATATAGAATCGAGACCTTTGTGGAAACCAATGCACCTGCAGCCGGTTTTTTCAAAATGCCTCTCCTTTATTGACGCTACCTCAGAAGCGCTGTTTGATCGTGGGCTATGTTTGCCCAGTGGATCAAACCTAAGCAAAGAGGATGTTTTAAGAGTTATCCGTGTCATCAAAACTATAGACCATGATTAAAAATTACTTTACAAATACGGCAACGAAATATGCATCAAAATGGTTGGTGTTGTTGATTGATATCTTGATGGTATCATTGTCTTTTATTATGTCCTATTTTATCCTATTCAACCTAACGCTGAATTTTGATGTAGACAAGTTATTCCTGCAACTACCGGTGATTGCTATGATCTCACTCATCGCATTTTTAATCATCGGTTCGTACAAAGGGGTGGTGCGGCATACCGGAGTTCGCGATGTATACAATATTTTTAACGCCATCTGTTTGTTCAGCATTATCACCATAGTATTGGTGGTAGCGAATAGAAAATTTATGGTAGTGGATGCGTTTACCATACCTTTAACCATCATCATTATTCACAGCTTGTTGAGTTTTATAGGCCTTACCGCGTCGCGCTATATTTTTAAAGCTTTTTACCATAGTTTAGTGTTAAGTGGTTCTTATACCACCAAAAATGTTTTAATCTATGGTGCTGGAGAATCTGGCATTGTGACTCAAAGTGCGCTCACCAACAATACAAAAAGTAGGGTTAAAGTGATTGGCTATGTCGATAAAGATGTGCAAAAAGTAGGAAAGCATATTAATGGAATAAGGGTGTATGGGCCTGAGGTGTTAACCGAAAAATTTATACTGCAAAAAGATGTTTCGGAAGTTATTTTCTCTATCCAGAATATAGATCACATCAACTTACGGGTTTTGGTAGAAAGTTTGGTGGATTTTCCAGTGCTTGTAAAAATTGTGCCCCCTGTTGAAGATTGGATTAATGGAGAGTTAAAGCTCTCCCAAATTAAGCAGGTACAAATTGAAGATTTATTAGATAGGGCGCCCATATCTATTAAGAACAGTAAAATTAGTGATGCCGTTGATGGGAAGGTCATTGTGGTTACTGGAGGAGCGGGTTCTATTGGTAGTGAGCTGGTGCGCCAAATTTGCACTTACAATTACAAATCATTGATTGTGGTAGATCAAGCAGAATCGGCTCTGTATGATTTGCAGCAAGAACTTAAACAAAACGGGTTTCATAATTTTATTCCGATTGTTGCCGATATCCGCGATAAAAACAGAATGAACACCCTGTTTCAAGACCATCAACCACATCTTGTTTTTCATGCTGCTGCGTATAAGCATGTGCCCTTAATGGAGTATAACGCCTATGAAGCCATAAAAATAAATGTGGCAGGGACTAAAGTCATGTGCGATTTATCGATGGCCTTTGGAGTAGAAAAATTTATTTTTGTGTCCACTGATAAAGCCGTCAACCCCACCAATGTTATGGGGGCTACCAAGCGGATCGCAGAAATGTATATTTCTTGTATGCAACAACAAGGAGTGACCAAGTTTATTACAACCCGTTTTGGGAATGTTTTAGGTTCTAATGGTTCTGTGATTCCTTTGTTTAAAAAACAAATAGATAAAGGAGGTCCCTTGACCGTGACTCACAAAGATGTAACCCGTTATTTTATGACCATCCCAGAAGCCTCGCAGTTGGTACTCGAGGCTGGAGCTATGGGTGAAGGAGGAGAGATTTTTATTTTTGATATGGGAGAATCGGTGAAAATATTCGATTTAGCCAAAAATATGATTAAGTTATCGGGTTTAAAATATCCGGAAGATATCGATATTAAAGTAACGGGTTTACGACCTGGAGAAAAGTTATACGAAGAGTTGTTGGCCAATGGCGAGAATACCATGCCGACCTATCATAAAAAAATAATGATCAGCAAGGCAAGAGATTTGGACTTCACCACAACACGGTCTAAAATTGATCAGCTCTGTGTAGCCAATATGTTTTTTGATATGGACACTGTTAAACTGATGAAAAAAATTGTTCCGGAATATATTTCAAATAACTCAGACTTGTGCCAGTTAGACCTAAAAAGCACGAAAGAAGAAGTATCGCAAGAGGTAGCTTCGAAGGCTACAAAAAGGGCTACACCTTTACATCAGTAATTAGTATTAGATTGCTTATATTTGATTTTTAACACGACACCTTATGAAGATTAGCAACAAAATTTTGCTCTTAGTTTTTAGTATTGCTTTCCTTAGTTCCTGTGGTTCTAGAAAAGACATTGTCTACTTCCAAGATACCTCGAACTTTGAAACCTTGGTAGATGACAATGCTTTTGAGCCAAAATTTAAAATAGATGATGAAGTAAGTATTTTAATATCAACCACCAATCCTGAAGCGAGTATTCCTTTTAACCTTTTTAGAGGCGTTGCCGAATCTGGAGGTACACCCGATCAAGTAAGTTATCTGGTCGATAAATACGGGGAAATTGATTTTCCTGTCTTAGGTAAAGTGAAAGTCGCAGGATTATCTCCTGATGAATTGCGAACACTGCTAAGAAGCAAATTAGAAGGCACCTATTTAAACGACCCCATCATCAACATTCGCTTAAAAAACTTTAGAGTTACCGTGCTAGGAGCCGTAAACAGACCCGGTACCTATTTAGTGTTAGGGGAACGTGTTACCATTTTAGAGGCCTTAGGTTTGGCTGGAGATTTAAACATTCAGGGGAAGCGTCAAAATATAATGGTCTTACGTGATTTTAATGGTACAAAAGTGACCCGGAGAATTGATATTACCTCAAAAGAGGCTTTTAAAAACCCTATGTTTTACCTGACCCAGAATGATGTGGTATACGTAGAGCCGAGTAAATCTGCGATAAAAACTTCCTCCCTGGACCAAAGGGTGACTATTGGTCTTTCCTTAGTCACTTTTGCTATTACCTCAGTACTTCTTTTGACTAGATAATTAAACATATAAAATTTTACGCCTCTTATGGAATTAAATTCCGATATAACATCTTCCAATACTTTTGATTTTAAAGGGTTTATTAAAACCTATACTAAAAATTGGAAGTGGTTTTTATTTAGTTTACTTAGTTTTTTGGCTTTGGCTTTTGTTTTTATTCGATACTCTCAACCCCAATATGCGGCAGAAGCGCGAGTTCAGATCTTAGGCGAACAAGGTTCTAGTCCGGAATTAAGTGCTTTTCAAGATTTAGGTATTTTATCAGAGAACAGCATGAGTGCCGGAATTGAAGATGAGATTTTGGCCTTTAAATCGCGCTCGAATTTAATAGAGGTGGTCAATGAATTAAATTTGAACATAAGAATTGAAGCTTTAGGAAAAATCTTGAGTAGTGAATTATACCAATCAGCACCATTTAAAATAAATTTTATAGCTTCAGATTCTATTATACGAAGTTCAAGCTTTCAATTTTATATCGATTTTTATTCCGAGACGAGCTTTAATTACGCCACTCAGGAAGATGGACCTACAAAAATATACTTTTTTGGTGCGAATATCCCGTCGCCTGTAGGGGATATTGTGATTACACCCGATGATTTAAAAAGCTTAAAATCAAGTATCGGTAGACGGTTTAAGGTTTCTATTGCTCCTGTAACTGCCGTGGCGCAGTCTTACCAAGATAGGATTGCTATTGCGCCCCTAGGTAAATCAACAACCATACTTAATCTCTATTTAACAGATCCGATTCCACAAAAAGCTAAAGATGTTATCAATACCTTAATAAGGGTCTACAATAAAAATGAGGTTCTCGATAAAAAAGCCATTGCCGATAAGACCTCAAATTTTATCGATGATCGAATTACGGAAATTTATTCCGAATTATCAGTTGTGGACCAATCCGCTCAAGATTTTAAAACGGGTCGCGGCATTACAGATATTGCCTCGGAAGCAAGTATGAATCTAAATTTAGGAGCTGCAAATCGACAAGAATTATCAGCGGTTACTACGGAATTGCAGATAGCCCAATCAATGCGCGACATTGTAGAAGATACAGAAGGCTACGAAACCTTACCATCGAATATAGGCTTGTCTGATGCGACCATAGGCTCTACAACAGGGCGCTATAATGAATTGGTGCTGGAGCGAAATAGATTGTTAAAGAGTGCTAATGAACAAAACCCGACCATTATTAATTTAAATCAGCAATTAGATGCTTTAAAGGGAAATTTAAAAAACAGTATCAATAGTGTTACAAATAACTTAAGCCTACAAGCAAATAGCTTGAGTGGTCAATTATCCCGAATCAACTCTAAAATATATTCCTCACCAAAAAATGAACGGGCTTTAACAGACATCAGTAGGGAACAGAATACCATTGAAGCTTTATACCTGTACTTATTAGAGAAACGCGAGGAGTCTCAGATCGCCTATGCCTCATCGGCACCCAAATTAAAAGTGGTGGATGAGGCTTTTGCTCAAAGTACAGCCCCGGTTTCACCTAACAAATTATCGATTTATTTTGCAGCGATGTTCTTTGGCTTTATCATTCCATTTGGAATCATCTATGTGAATGATTTATTAGATTCAAAAATTAGTAATAAATCACAATTAGAAAAATTAACAAAAGATATTCCCGTACTCGCCGAATTACCAAAGATCACTAGAAAAATGCAAAAGATTTTGGTGAATGATGACCGATCGGTACTGGCAGAATCACTGCGCATTCTTAGAACTAACTTAGATTATTTGATCAACACCAATAAAAACGCAAGTACCAAAAATAATGTGATCTATGTAACCTCTAGTGTGTCGGGCGAAGGTAAAACCTTTATCGCATCAAATTTGGCCATGGTTTTAGCGAATACTGGTAAAAAAGTGGTATTGCTTGGTGCGGATATTCGAAACCCGAAAATCTATTCTTTTTTTAATGAAAGTCAAAAAGACGTAGACGCTTTAGGAAAATCCAGTACCCAAAGAACTGATAATTTTGGATTAACCGATTTTCTATTTGATAAGACCTTAGAACCTAAAGATGTTGTAAAGAGCTTGTTGGTGCATACCAATGAAATAGATGTGATTTACTCTGGAAAAACACCACCGAATCCTGCTGAACTCTTAATGAGTCCAAGATTTAAAGACCTAATAGCCGATATCAGTGCTAGCTATGATTACGTCATTGTAGATACCGCTCCTTTAATGGTGGTGTCCGATACTTTGATCATCAGCAAATATTCGGATCATATTATTTATGTGACTAGGGCTGGGGTTACGGAAACCAATGTGGTTAACTTCCCTATAAAACTTCAGCAAGAAGGCAAATTAAACAACTTATCTTTTGTGGTCAATGATGTGAAAGAAAACAATTTAGGCTATGGGGGTCAATACGGATATGGCTACAGCGAATCCAAAAAAAAATGGTGGAAATT
The sequence above is drawn from the Cellulophaga sp. Hel_I_12 genome and encodes:
- a CDS encoding DegT/DnrJ/EryC1/StrS aminotransferase family protein, with the translated sequence MGENEQKYVKEAFDTNWVAPLGPNVDGFELAIESYINNGTQVAALSSGTAAIHLALEILGVGQGDEVLCQSFTFSASANPIVYLGASPIFVDSESETWNISPTLLEKAIVHRIAAGKKPKAIVAVHLYGMPYQVKEIQAISEKYDIPVIEDSAEALGSTFKGQKCSSFGTIGILSFNGNKIITTSGGGALVTKHKAYKEKAIFLATQARDDAPHYQHSHIGYNYRMSNILAGIGRGQMEVIDDRVAARRANHQLYFDALHSIDSIEFLPEPKGYFSNRWLSCILTPSFAHREKIRTALLAHNIESRPLWKPMHLQPVFSKCLSFIDATSEALFDRGLCLPSGSNLSKEDVLRVIRVIKTIDHD
- a CDS encoding nucleoside-diphosphate sugar epimerase/dehydratase, with amino-acid sequence MIKNYFTNTATKYASKWLVLLIDILMVSLSFIMSYFILFNLTLNFDVDKLFLQLPVIAMISLIAFLIIGSYKGVVRHTGVRDVYNIFNAICLFSIITIVLVVANRKFMVVDAFTIPLTIIIIHSLLSFIGLTASRYIFKAFYHSLVLSGSYTTKNVLIYGAGESGIVTQSALTNNTKSRVKVIGYVDKDVQKVGKHINGIRVYGPEVLTEKFILQKDVSEVIFSIQNIDHINLRVLVESLVDFPVLVKIVPPVEDWINGELKLSQIKQVQIEDLLDRAPISIKNSKISDAVDGKVIVVTGGAGSIGSELVRQICTYNYKSLIVVDQAESALYDLQQELKQNGFHNFIPIVADIRDKNRMNTLFQDHQPHLVFHAAAYKHVPLMEYNAYEAIKINVAGTKVMCDLSMAFGVEKFIFVSTDKAVNPTNVMGATKRIAEMYISCMQQQGVTKFITTRFGNVLGSNGSVIPLFKKQIDKGGPLTVTHKDVTRYFMTIPEASQLVLEAGAMGEGGEIFIFDMGESVKIFDLAKNMIKLSGLKYPEDIDIKVTGLRPGEKLYEELLANGENTMPTYHKKIMISKARDLDFTTTRSKIDQLCVANMFFDMDTVKLMKKIVPEYISNNSDLCQLDLKSTKEEVSQEVASKATKRATPLHQ
- a CDS encoding polysaccharide biosynthesis/export family protein, which gives rise to MKISNKILLLVFSIAFLSSCGSRKDIVYFQDTSNFETLVDDNAFEPKFKIDDEVSILISTTNPEASIPFNLFRGVAESGGTPDQVSYLVDKYGEIDFPVLGKVKVAGLSPDELRTLLRSKLEGTYLNDPIINIRLKNFRVTVLGAVNRPGTYLVLGERVTILEALGLAGDLNIQGKRQNIMVLRDFNGTKVTRRIDITSKEAFKNPMFYLTQNDVVYVEPSKSAIKTSSLDQRVTIGLSLVTFAITSVLLLTR
- a CDS encoding tyrosine-protein kinase family protein encodes the protein MELNSDITSSNTFDFKGFIKTYTKNWKWFLFSLLSFLALAFVFIRYSQPQYAAEARVQILGEQGSSPELSAFQDLGILSENSMSAGIEDEILAFKSRSNLIEVVNELNLNIRIEALGKILSSELYQSAPFKINFIASDSIIRSSSFQFYIDFYSETSFNYATQEDGPTKIYFFGANIPSPVGDIVITPDDLKSLKSSIGRRFKVSIAPVTAVAQSYQDRIAIAPLGKSTTILNLYLTDPIPQKAKDVINTLIRVYNKNEVLDKKAIADKTSNFIDDRITEIYSELSVVDQSAQDFKTGRGITDIASEASMNLNLGAANRQELSAVTTELQIAQSMRDIVEDTEGYETLPSNIGLSDATIGSTTGRYNELVLERNRLLKSANEQNPTIINLNQQLDALKGNLKNSINSVTNNLSLQANSLSGQLSRINSKIYSSPKNERALTDISREQNTIEALYLYLLEKREESQIAYASSAPKLKVVDEAFAQSTAPVSPNKLSIYFAAMFFGFIIPFGIIYVNDLLDSKISNKSQLEKLTKDIPVLAELPKITRKMQKILVNDDRSVLAESLRILRTNLDYLINTNKNASTKNNVIYVTSSVSGEGKTFIASNLAMVLANTGKKVVLLGADIRNPKIYSFFNESQKDVDALGKSSTQRTDNFGLTDFLFDKTLEPKDVVKSLLVHTNEIDVIYSGKTPPNPAELLMSPRFKDLIADISASYDYVIVDTAPLMVVSDTLIISKYSDHIIYVTRAGVTETNVVNFPIKLQQEGKLNNLSFVVNDVKENNLGYGGQYGYGYSESKKKWWKFGA